Within the Thalassoglobus sp. JC818 genome, the region TTCAATTCTGGATTCAAGCGGTTGGCCACAATTTGAAGATCCGGGAATTTCCGGTTCCGCTGGTTTACCTCGAAGAAGAACGCTCTTTTGGGGGCTCCCTTGATGATTCTCGTCGGAGAATGGCGTACTATCAGTCAGTCCTCAAGCGGGAAATGGAAGCTCAAAATGTTCCGTGCGGCTCCAACACACGGTCCTGACGCTCGGCTTCTCCCGTTTCCTCGCCAGTTTCAACTCCGAGTCTCACTGCATGATGCCCCGCCCTGTCTCCTCTGACTCCATCAAACTTCGTGCTCCGCAATCGAGTGGGTCGGTCTTGTCGATTCCTGAATTGGAGTCGGCGATTCACGATGCGCAGCAGAACGCAGGGCATTTGGCCTGCGCGGATGTACAAATCGCTGGGGTGTCGCTGTCGGAATTTCGCTCTGCAACCCGTCGCGAATTGATTCAACGGGCAGCGGAATGGACAAATCAGGTCACCGGTCAGACGACGGTCTGTGCCGAATGTTCGCACCACGCTTCACTACTGTTCGTCACAGGCCATCAGCCACAACTGGCTCATCCCGGTGTCTGGGCCAAGAATTTTGCAGTCGCCTCGATGGCTCAGGAGGCCTCCGGCGTTGGTTTGAACATCATCGTGGACAATGACACCGTCCAGACGCAGTCACTCCGAATGCCATCTGGAACTGCGGAGCGGCCCAATCTTCTCAGCCTCAGTTTTGATCAACCACAGCCTCAACAGCCGTGGGAAGAGCTGAAGATTCTGGATCGTGAGTTGTTCGACACGTTCGGTGACCGGGTTGTCGACGCCATGTCAACTTGGGGAATCGAACCTCTCATTGCGGACGTCTGGCCCGCAGCGGTGGAAAGCGCTAAGCAAAGCAACTCAATGGCACGTGCTCTTTCCGCAGCCCGGATGAGTCAGGAACGCGAATGGGGATTAGGAAATCTCGAGCTTCCGTTGAGTGAGCTGTGTCAGACGGATTGCTTTCTGAAATTCGCTGCTCATCTCATTGAGAATGCCGAAGCTTTCCACTCCGCTTACAACCAAATCGTCACCGACTACCGCCGAATTCACGGGATCCGTAACGATCGACACCCCGTCCCGAACCTCGAGTCAGGGGCGGACGGACTCGAACTCCCACTCTGGTATTGGGTAGACGGCGATCACTCTCGCTGTCAGGTGTTCGTCAAGCGAGAGGGCGATTGCGTTCAGCTGATCTGTAAAGGCACGGAAGTTTTGTCCTCGGCGAACGACTGCCTTTTCGAAAGCCTCAAGCAACTGTCCGAAAACGGAAAACTCCGCACGCGGGCACTGACAACGACCCTGTTTTCCCGACTTTGCTTTGCCGATCAATTCACTCACGGAATCGGAGGAGCGAAGTACGACGAGATGACCAATCGGCTGATTGAAAGCTTCTTCGGCATTGCTCCGCCGAAGTTTCATATTCTCACAGCGACTTGTCATCTCCCCATCGCCTCGCAAGCGGCATCTTCCGATCGAGTTAATGAGATCAAGCAGAAGCTTCGCGACCTGCGATTCAATGCGGACCGATATCTGTCCGGACCCGAAGTCGATGCCCTTAGTGAGCAAAAAGACCGACTGATTCGCCAGCACTGGCAAGCACAGACGGAAGGCTTCTCAAAGGCGCAGCGACGAGAACGGCAGTTGGACAATCGTGAGCGACACCGAAAGTTGAAAGCCGTCCAACAGGCACTCCATGCTCTGGCAAAGCCTCAGGAAGAACAACTTCGTCAGGAACTGGACGAGGCGGAAGCGCAGCTTCGAGCACATCAGATCCTGGGCAGCCGGGAGTTTCCAGCCGTCCTCTTCCCGAGCCAAACCATTCTCGACTTGCAATCTCAAATGGCTCGCGCTGCTCACGTCACCCTGTAGAACCAATCAGCCCTGCGAGTCTCTGCTTCAATTCATCGCAGATTTGCTGCTTGATGTTCCCTTGGACTCGCGAGATTCAGCGATCAAAAAACGTCATCGACGAGTCTTGACTGAAGATTGCGAACCCGACGGTGAGTAACGGCCACCTCTGTCAAGGTCGGAAAAACTCATTTCGGCAGAATACGCGACAGTTTCATCTGTTGCTCAGATTTCGACTTTTCCGGCTTTCCAGTTTCTTCAAACCTGTGTTAATCTTTTCGTCACTGAGCACATTTCATCACTTGAAGTCATTTCATTCGAACGGCACGTTCAATCGGCATGGAGGCCAATGTGGAGCCATCTTCTTCTTCCGAAAATCGCCTGGACGTTCAAATCCGATGGTTGATTCGTCGGGACATGACCGACGTTATCCAAATTGAACAATCAAGCTACGGGGAAGCTTGGACAGACGAAGACTTCCTCACTTGTTTGCGTCAGCGAAACTGCATCGGAATGGTCGCAGAGCACGATCAGAAGATTGTCGGTTTCATGATCTACGAACTGCACAAGTCCCGATTGCATATCCTGAACTTCGCAGTTGCTCCGGAAGCACGCCGTCAGGGCATCGGAACGCAAATGGTCTTGCGCCTGATCGACAAGCTGTCACAACAGCGTCGCAGTGAGATCCTGATTGAAGTTCGCGAGAGCGATCTCGACACTCAACTCTTCTTCAAGAAGCAAGGTTTCCGCGCTGTTTGCGTTCTTCGCAGACACTTCGACGATACCGAAGAAGATGCCTACACAATGCGATTTCAACTGGCTGCCGATCACGGAATCGACTCCCAGTTCGCGATTCGCAACCGCATCTCACAGTTCGGGGCTGCTTAAAGAAACATCCTGCAGACGTTCCTTCAGTTGAATAGAGAAAACAACTGAGGATTCGCTGCCGGCATTCGAACCATTGAAAACACTGAAGCCCCCCTGGTGCGCTCGTCACATTTGACGGCGCATTTTTTTTTGCGCTGACGCGTTCCGGCTCTCCGCATCGCTCGGGATCGATATTTTCCTCGCTCTGGACCGAACAGATCGCCTCATTTAGACTACGGCGCTTTCGGACTTGTGTTCACGAACTCAAATGATCAACCGGAGCGCAACGGCAGATTATGAGTCCGTGAAGACTGACAACGACCGCTGGTCTCGTCCGAATTCACCCATTTGTTTACCCGGCTGATTGACGTCATATTGCTTCAACGTTGACCATTCGATGACTGTTCAACTCGCAGGCTCACTGGAAGTCGTTAAGACTCAAACTGCGAAAACGTGAAGTGAAAAGACCGGAGAGCCCACCATTATGGTGTGGCTTCTGAGAGAACGAGCGACAAGAACATGTCCCCTCTCGATGCGTCTACATGATCGTCAGTCTGCACAGCTTCTGGATATCCCTTCGTGGATCAGGCAATCACCAAAGTCAAAGTTCTCGTTGAAGCCCTCGAATGGATCAGGCGTTTCCGCGATCGCTACGTCGTCGTCAAGCTGGGCGGCAGCGCACTCGAAGAACCCGAATCTGTGAAACGATGCCTGGCGGATGTCGTCTTCATGGAGGCAGTCGGGATGCGTCCGATTCTCGTCCACGGGGGCGGGAAAGCCATCAACCGCAGCGTCGCGGAGGCGGGTATTGAGCCACGGTTCGTTCAGGGCCGGCGATACACCGATGAGAAAACACTCGAAATCGCGACACGCGTCCTCACCGAAGAGATCTGCGAAACTCTGGTCGATCTGATCAAAACACAAGGCGGACGCGCGGTTGGCTTGCACGTGAATGAACAACCGGTTCTGGAAGGCAAGAAGCTCACACTTCAGGATGCCGACGGTGAACCGATCGACCTCGGGCGAGTTGGGTACGTGACGGGAATCCGAGAGGATGTGCTTCACAGCGTCTGCCGAGGAGGAGTCATTCCCGTGCTGCCTTCGATCGCGGTCGATCCAGAAGGTGGTTCACTAAATGTGAATGCAGACACCGCCGCAGCTGCCATCGCTGCATTGATCGGAGCTGAAAAACTTGTCTTTTTGAGTGACGTCCCGGGGATCTTCCTCGACAAAAGTGATCCGTCGACTCTGGTTCCGCACCTGACGGTACGCCGGTGTCGTGATCTGATCGCAGACGGAACAATTGCCACTGGAATGGTTCCTAAAGTAGAAGCTGCGCTCGATGCGTTGGAAGTCGGAGTCGGGAAAGTGCATATCATCGACGCCAACATCCCTCATTCGTTATTGTTGGAAATCTATTCCGACAAAGGCATCGGAACGGAAATCGTCCGCTGAGTTACAGACCTCGCAAGTGGAACGCATCAAACGTTTCCACAACCAAGTGGCAGTCAATGAGCGAGTCGTTCATTGAAAGCTCAGCTTTTCCATCCCGACACGTGAACAATCGTGGCGTCCCGGTGTCAGTTGTTGTTCGTCGACACGGGACTTCGTGTTTTCATCCCCCCGATTCATATCGGACATCCATTTCAGCATCAGTGTAGAGTTTTCATGGCCACACAAACCCGCACCAGTCAAGAAACGATCGCCCTCTTCGATCAGTACGTCATTCCGAATTACCGACGCTTTCCGATCAGCCTGGTCCGTGGTGAGGGAAGCAAGGTTTATGATGCTGAAGGAAAACAGTACCTCGATCTGTTTCCCGGATGGGGCTGCAACATTCTCGGGTACTCCCCGGAGCGAGTGATTCAAGCTGTTCAGGAACAAGTGGCGCGTTTGATTCACGTTCCGAATACTTGGTACATGGAACCTCAAGGAGAGTTTGCCGAAGCACTTTGCACACGAGGTTTCGGAAAGAGTTTCTTCTGTAACAGCGGAGCGGAAGCGGTTGAAGGAGCCATTAAACTCGCGCGACTTCACACACCAGAAAATCGCTACAAGATCATATCGTTCCAGAACGGGTTTCATGGCCGCACCTATGGAGCTGTGACCGCGACGGCGCAACCGAAGTACCATCAGGGCATCGGTCCGATGGTCGCCGGATTCACCTATGCTCCGCACAACGATCTCGACGCAGTCCGCGATCTGATCGATTCAGAGACAGCCGCGATTCTGATCGAGCCGGTGCAAGGCGAAGGTGGAGTCAACACCCCAGTGGAAGGATTTCTGCAAGGGCTGCGAGAGCTCTGTGATGAGAACGAAATGGTCCTCATCTTTGACGAAGTTCAGACCGGCATGGGACGCACCGGAAACTGGTTTGGCTATCAGACCTTCGGAGTGCAGCCGGACATCATGACAATGGCGAAAGGAATTGCCGCAGGAGTTGCTTGCGGCGCGATTATCGCCAAAGACGAAATCGCTCCTTCACTACGTCCCGGAATGCATGCCAGCACCTTCGGCGGGAATCCCATTGCGATGGTGGCAGGCAAAGCGACCATCGAGACGATCGAAAGCGAAAATCTGCTTGCACACTGCCAGACAATGTCCTCGCAGTTCGAGAAGTTTTTCACAGATCTCAAAGAGCAGACTCCCATCATCCGCGACGTGAGAGTCTGCGGAATGATGATCGGAATCGACCTGACGATTGAATCAGGTCCGGCAGTCGGCTTGGCGATGGAACGCGGACTCCTGCTCAATTCGACGCACGACACCGTGATCCGACTTCTCCCGGCACTCAACGTGACGGCAGACGAAGTTGCTCAAGGCTGTGAAATTATCGCAGATGTGATCCGGGAAATGGCCGAGTCCGCCGCTCCTCAGAACTAGAGCGAAAACAGACCAGCACGCTTCTACGAAGTGGAAGCAAGACTCCCCACAGGGGTATGTTCTGCCAGATCGGCGATCATCAGATTTGCAGCAGCTTGGACGGCTTCTTCCCAGCGGGACTCGCCGAACTCCTCGGCCAACGGTCCTTTCTGGTAACCGAAAATGATGCCTCGTGAGCTGTTGATGACAGCTCCGAGGCCATTTGAATCGAAGGCAGAAGCAACATCTTTCGACGTTCCGCCCTGACTCCCGTAACCTGGGACCAGCAGCGGAACATGCTGCATACGTTCACGGAGTTCTTCAAGTTCTTTCGGATAGGTCGCACCAACGACCGCCCCGATCGAACCGTAATCTGCTCCGTTTGCAGAAGCCTGAGAGAGTTCCTCAATTCGGTCCGCGACCGCTTCGAACAGCGTGGAACCTTCGGTCGTGCGGTCTTGAAAATCCCCTGCCCCGGGGTTACTCGTCCGGACCAGAACGTACAAACCTGCTCCCACTTTTGAAGCACGTTGCACGAACGGTTCCAGGGTGTCGACTCCCATATATGGATTGACGGTCAGCGCATCAGCTGCGAACGGGGCCGATGATGGATCGTCGCCCGCGAGATAGGCGTTGGCGTAAGCTTGCGCAGTGGAACCGATGTCTCCGCGTTTTGCATCGCAAATGACGATCAAGCCAGCATCGCGAGCAGCGCGAATGACGTTTCTCAGCGCCTGCACACCATCAGGGCCGCACTCCTCGAAGAACGCGGATTGCGGCTTTACTGCCGGGACAAGTGGAGCGACAACATCGATGATTCGCAAACAGAATTCTTCATAGGCCGCAGCGCGAGCGACTGTTGAGTCGCCATGTTTTTCTAATGCCGCGGTTCGAATCTTCTCCGGCAACTGTTCCCAGCGTGGATCAAGTCCGACGAGTGCTGCGGTCTGTTTTTTCTGAATCGCTGTATGAAGTCGCTGAACGTAAGGCATCATGACAAACTCACTTTGAAAACATTTCTCGAATCCGACTTCGCGAATTCACAACAGGCAAGCACATTAACGAAGCATGTCCATTCAGGACTTTTGAACGGGAAGAGCGAGTGCGGTTCACTCTTCAGCATCGGACTTAGAAACCTGGGCGACTGCTTCATCTGTCGGTTGGTCGATTCGATACACAAATTGATTCGTTCGAATGAAGAGACTTCCATCCGACACCGAAATTGAGGACATCCCGCCTCCGTCGGCGAGAGTGTTTTTGGACAGCAATTGGAATTCTGGCTCGATCTCAAAGACGTAAACCGTTCCATCTTCATCGGGCACATAGAACTTTTCGCCAACCTGAATGGGAGTCGCACTGAACTTTCCTCCCAATCGTTCGCGCCACTCTTGTCGTCCACTCTCCAGGTTAAACGCCGCCAGTGTTCCATCGTCTGCCAGCAACAGTGCTGAGTCACCAACGATGTTCGGTGAAGGAACATACGAAACATTCCGACTCCCGTCCCAGATGATCGAAGCGTCGGTTCCATCCCCTTCTACTTTCACACAGAGAATCTGCTTTTCGTCATAGCCGCCGCTGATCAAAAGATAGGGATCAGAGTAAGCGATGCTGTTCGCAGTCACTTTCGATGGACCATCAACCGTCCAGAGTAACTCACCGTTCGACGGATCATAGCTTTTCGTCTGCAAGTATCCGGACTGAATCAGTTGCGGACGGCCAGCAAGCGTGGCGACGATCGGTGAGGAATAGTTACCTCGCTGTCCGGGACCATCTCGCTGAACTCTCCAGAGGATGTCTCCGCTCGCTCGATCGACTGCGGTCAGAAACCCGTTAAGCGTGCTATCGCCAGCGACGATGACACTTCGTTCGAAGATGGTCGGAGACGCACCGAAACCGTGATCCGACTGATAAGGGCCCGCATTGCATTCCCAGGCGAGCGTGCCTTCCATATCGTACGCGGCCAACTGAACACGATCATGATTCGCAAACGTCACGAAAACGAGATGGCCATCGCTGGCGGGTGTTGCGGAAGCTTGGGAATTTTTGGAATGAATTCTGGGCAACCCGCCCTGGTTGACGACTTCACTCCAAAGCACCTCTCCCGTCTCTTTTGACAAACAGATCAGCGATTGCGTTTCTTTCTGTGTGTCGGCCGTCGCGATGAAGACGCGATCCCCGACGATGACCGGCGAAGCGTGACCTCGCCCGGGAATCTCTTGCTTCCAGGTAATGTTCTCGCTTTCGGACCACTGCACAGGCGCAGACGAGTCTGTGAGTTCACCCGTCTGATGCGGACCTCGCCACATCGGCCAGTCGCTCTCCGAAATCTCAATGTCAGGTGCCTGACTCTCAGAAGAATCGGTTCCGACAGAGACCGGTTCAATGTCCATCATTTTTCCGCGACGTCCACAGCCCAAAACGAGAGTGCAGAGGAAGGCAACACATACGAGTCTGTTCATCGTTCTGTCTCGGAGAATTGTGAGCGGAATCGGCCTCATAGTAGCCAGTGACGAGCCGGATTTCACTCAGAGCGGTGAACTTCAGAGGAAGAAGCGTCTGCAAATTCATCGAAACAAATCAATGCGTTACTTCGTGGCGTTTCGAGTGTTTACCAGGAATAGGCGACTGTCTAAAGTTTGGCCAACGGTGATCGCTCAACTCTTCATCGAAGCCACTTCTTTCGCATCAAAGGAAGAACTTGCATGGAATCAGTATTGAATGCGTTTCGATTTACAAAGTCTTTTGCACATCTGCTCGCAGCAGATATTGATGACCGCGAAATGGCTCAGATTCCCCATCCCGGAATGAACCACCCCGCATGGATTCTGGGTCACGTCGCCCTCGGAGGCGATCTTGTGGCGAAGCTGCTCGGCCAACCGATGTTGACCGATGAAGAGTGGCTGCGAGTTTATGGTCCCGGGTCAACTTGCAGCGAAGACCGAGCGATCTACCCCACGAAATCGGCTCTGCTGTCCAAGCTGGACGAAGTCTATGAATCTGTCGAGAAAATGATCGTCGAAGCTTCTTCGGAACAACTTGCTGCTCCAAATGCGACGCCGTTTTTCCCGGACCAGTTTCCAACGACCGGCGATTTGATCGTGCATCTCATGACGACACACGCGTCGATGCACCTCGGCCAGCTTTCCGCTTGGCGCCGCTGTGTCGGTAAAGGATCTGTGCTGGGAGTCTAGAGCAAGTTGCACTTTCCGATGCACTCGCTTGCACTGTCTCATAAGTTAAAAGGCTGTGCTTGCTCGTGCGAGATCGTGCATACAAAATCAGAAAATGCCCTAATCCTTGAGCTTTGTTCGCCGCCTTAAACGAAACAAAACCCGAACGAAGCTTAGAACAATTTCATTTGTCCGTTTGAAGGAGTCGGGCAGACGAATTGGCTGGAGTCGAGTTCCGGGAGATTGCAGAACCCGTATTTCTTCCGGAATACTTTGAAGATGATGCGGATCTGGTTCGCAATCTCTCCTGTTCCGACCATTCGCTGCCCCCACGTTGCATCGCTCATTTGACCGTCGCGTGTTTGGCGAACGCGTTGATTGACGCGATCTCGACACTCGGGCTGTGTTCGATCCAGCCATTCCTGGAAGACCGGCTCGACCGTCGCTGGGAGTCGAAGAAGAATATAACGAGCATCTGTTGCCCCAGCTTCTCGGGCTGCTTTCAGAATGTGCGGAGCTTCGTGATCGTTCAGTCCCGGGATGATTGGAGCATTCATCACCCTGACGGGAATCCCAGCCTCTGCCAGCGTCTTCACTGCTCTGAGGCGAGAAGTCGGAATGCTGGTGCGAGGTTCCATCACGCGTGCCAATTCAGCATCGAGTGTGGTGATTGAAATGCTCACGTGAGCGAGGTTTCGAGACGCCATTTCCTGCAGGAGATCAATGTCTCGCAGCACCAGTGCATTCTTAGTAATGATGCTGACCGGCTGATTGCATTGGTTCGCCAGTTCGAGACACTTCCGCGTCAATCGAAACTCTCGTTCCGCAGGCTGGTAACAGTCCGTGACACCGCTGAAGATGATCGGCTCAGGCACCCACTTGTCGCGAGACAGAAAGTCCCGAAGCAACTTGGCAGCATCGAACTTCACGAAGATCTTCGTTTCGAAATCCAGGCCCGCGTTCAGTCCGAGATACTCGTGCGAGTTTCTGGCATAGCAATATGCACACGCGTGAACGCATCCTCGATACGGATTAATGCTGTAGCGGAACGGAATGTCTGGAGAGTTGTTTTCCGAGACAATTGTTTTTGAATCGTCTCGGAGATATTCGATCTTCCGGTCATTCCGAGTTTCTAAGTACTCGGTGTCCCATTCCAGATGCTCGAAGTCTGCCTCGGCATGAATCCGTTCGAATCGATTTGGAGGATCGAGGTTTGATCCGTGTCTCATGCCACTCCTCCTCAATCGGTCTTTAATGGAAGAGCGAAGTCACTACACCCCGGCGAGCAGCTTCGTTTCTGCATAGTTGTCCGTTGATGCTGCTTCGTAAGTCGGAGGCTCGCGGCCTTCCTGAATGCATTGATCGAGTTCACGCTTCTTGGGACATCCGTGGCATGCCCACCATTCGCGAGCACGTTCTCGCGTCCATGGCTCCGTCAATGGAACAGTTTGCAATGCTTCGCGAAGCTCCTCGACCGATTGAAAGCGATCGTCGGGGTTCTTTGCGAGACACTTCAGCACAATCGCTTCGAGTTCCTCGGAGACATTTGGATTGTGCGTTCTCAGGGAGACTGGAGTTTGTTGTGCATGAGCCAGCAGCAACTTGACGGCGTTTGTCTCCTGAAACGGTGCTTTTCCAGTCAACACATAATAGGCCACACAGCCCAGTGCGTAGATGTCTGCTCGTGCGTCGGAAACGTCTCCACTGGCCTGTTCAGGAGCCATATACATTGGAGATCCTGCGATTCGGCCTTCCTGAGTGATTTTGGTATCGAGGTCGACGTGTTGTGATCGTACTAGCCCGAAGTCGAGCAGTTTGGCCACATCGTAAGTTCCACCTCGTTTCGCAGCGAAGATGTTGGCAGGTTTGATATCGCGATGAACGAGACCTTGATCATGCGCCTCAGCGAGTGCATCACATGTCTGTTTGAAAAAGTGGACGAGACGCTCATCCGGCATCGGGCCATGCATTTCCACGATCTGGTCGAGATTCATTCCCGGCAGGTATTCCATGACGTAATAAAAAGTCCCGTCCTCAGAAACTCCGTAATCGTAGATTTCGACAGTGTTCCAGTGAGTCAATTGCGCTGTGGACCGAACTTCACGTTCGAATCGCGCCAACGTCTGCGGATCTCCTGCCATTTCCGGTCGAATCAATTTAATCGCACAAGGGCGTTTGAGAAGCAGATGCTCAGCCAGGTGAACCTCGCCCATTCCCCCGCGACCGAGTAGACGCTTCAAGCGATAAAGTCCCAGTTGTCGGGCTTCGAACTCAGCTGTTCTCAAAGACCGAATCGTGCGCACTCCCCACGTGGCGATGACCAGGCTGAAGGTCATTACCATCAAGGCTTCGATCAGAATTGTGGAATTTTCCGGTTGGGCGAATTCTGTAGCGACAATCGGAACGACCAATCCGGTGATTCCCATAACCGCAACAGGCGCGATCGCCATCGGCAGCATCATCGCAAGTGCTCGCTGCCATGAGTTGGGAATAAACAGAGCATAGGTGAATAGCAGGATCATCCACGGCGCAACGATCGGGAACAGATACCCCCGAGTCGCACAGTCCAGAACCATGCTGTAAGTCAGCACGACAAAGAAGAGTTCCGATGTGCCGAATAGGATCAGCTCGGCAATTCGGAGATTCCGATTCACATGACCGCAGCCGGAACAGGTTCTCCAGGCGATCAGTCCGCTGGAGACGATCGCCACGAGTTGTGTCCACTTCAGCAGCGAGTCAGCTTCTGAAATGTGAGCTGAGCCGAGTATGGCGGACTTCAGAAAGAATGCGGTATACCCGACGAAGAAAATGAGCGACGCTGCCTTGAGTCGCCCAGCAAGTACCGTGTTGACCTCTTTCGAAAAGTTCGCACCGGTCCCGTCGACGATCTGCACTGCCCATGACCATGCCGATTTCGAGGGTGATTTCCCGTTTGGTCCAGAGTCGGACCGCTTTGTGAGGATTCGTTCCTGGCCAGAGTCTTGTGCCATTCCAGGCGCCACTTTGTTGAGTTAGAGGAAACTTTGCGGTAACGACCTATGATAGTCACCGAAGGTTCGTTCGTCAGCGTGAAGATGCTGAAATTGCGTCCCGTTCCATTCAAACTCGTCTCAAGTGGGCAGTTTGAAAAAGGTTTCGCCGTCGTGGGAATCTGGTTCTCAAGTTTGCATCTTTGGCCGACACGTCGCCAACAGATCAACGATAGAAACCGCTTGATGTGAACCTGTGAAGCAACTCACAAATCGACGCGATCTGCGAGAATGCGTTCCTCCGATCGCAACTGAGAAAACAGCACCTCAATGCAGACGCGATATCAGCAATCGGTCAACGATCGTCTCGGCAGTGACTCGGGCGATCTGAAGTCCAACTTCTCTCTTCAACTGAAATTGTTCAAGAACCGGGCAGAACATGCACAGTCGTGCCTGATTTTTCATCCGTTCCGGAAGAGAAGGTCATTCAGTTGCACTTTCCGCAGCGAAAACCTGCAACGAACCGACTGTGATTCCATTTCTTCCGGAAATCGGTTCTTTGGCGAAAATTCAGGCGGAATCCGGGGCACTCTCCGGTCGACACTCGCTTTGTTCTCCGGAATTCCGTTGTTTTTGATCACTCCGCCGTGCGTCGTCGATCGTTTCGGAACGCAAATCTCTTTATGATCGGGACGAATCAATCGCCCTTGGTTTGAACCAAGAAAAATGAAGGTTCATCCTCCCGACAATGGTTTCAGCCCAAACGTCACCCAGGACAGAGACAGAATGAAATCGATCAAGAAGCTGCTGGTCGCTAATCGCAGTGAAATTGCAATTCGTGTTTTCCGGACTGCCCACGAAATCGGGATTCGAACAGTCGCGATCTACACACATGAAGATCGCTTTTCGCTGCATCGCTTCAAAGCGGATGAAGCGTACTTGATCGGAGACAAAGGGGAGCCGATCCGAGCTTACCTTGATATTCCTTCCATCATCGCCATCGCGAAACAACATGGTGTCGACGCCATTCATCCGGGCTACGGCTTCCTGTCGGAGAATGCCGAATTTGCGAAAGCATGTGAAGAAGCGGGGATTATCTTCGTCGGCCCAACCGTCACAGCTCTCAAGAGCCTCGGCGACAAGGTCTCTGCTCGGCACATCGCGGAAAAGGCGGGAGTGCCCATTCTTCAGGGAACCGAAGATGCGATCTCCGACGTCGACGAAGGAGCTAATTACGCCGACCAGATCGGCTACCCCATCATTCTGAAAGCAGCCATGGGCGGTGGCGGTCGCGGAATGCGCGTCGTCCGTGATCCAGCCCAGTTTCGACCTTCTTTCGAACAAGCGCAACAGGAGGCACAAACGGCGTTCGGATGCCCGGACGTCTTCATCGAGCGATTTGTCTCGAAAGCGAGTCACATCGAAGTCCAGCTTCTCGGCGATTCACACGGGAATCTCGTTCACCTCTTCGAACGCGATTGCTCCGTTCAACGACGACACCAGAAAGTCGTCGAAATCGCGCCAGCTCCGAATCTCAAACCGGATGTCCGCAACGCCATCTGCGAGGCAGCCATCAAGATTGGAAAACAGGTCGACTACGAGAACGCCGGAACTGTTGAATTCCTACTTGATCGCGACACCAATGAATTCTTCTTCATCGAAGTCAATCCGCGAATTCAGGTCGAACACACCGTCACGGAAGAAGTGACCGGGATCGATATTGTGAAGTCTCAGATCCTCGTCGCGTCTGGCGCACGTCTCGATGATCCGGAGATCGGACTCGACTCGCAGGAGTCGATCAAAACCAGCGGATTTGCCATCCAGTGTCGAATTACGACAGAAGATCCATCGAATAACTTCCTGCCCGACTACGGGCACGTGACTCACTACCGCTCCGGAAACGGAATGGGAATTCGCCTCGATGCGGGTAGCGCGTTCTCAGGTGCGGTCGTCAATCCGTTTTACGATTCCCTTCTCGTGAAAGTCTCCGCACGTGGTCGCCGCTTCATCGATGCGGTCTCACGAATGAAGCGCTGCCTGCAGGAGTTTCGAATCCGCGGCGTCACGAGCAACATCCCG harbors:
- a CDS encoding PQQ-binding-like beta-propeller repeat protein, producing the protein MNRLVCVAFLCTLVLGCGRRGKMMDIEPVSVGTDSSESQAPDIEISESDWPMWRGPHQTGELTDSSAPVQWSESENITWKQEIPGRGHASPVIVGDRVFIATADTQKETQSLICLSKETGEVLWSEVVNQGGLPRIHSKNSQASATPASDGHLVFVTFANHDRVQLAAYDMEGTLAWECNAGPYQSDHGFGASPTIFERSVIVAGDSTLNGFLTAVDRASGDILWRVQRDGPGQRGNYSSPIVATLAGRPQLIQSGYLQTKSYDPSNGELLWTVDGPSKVTANSIAYSDPYLLISGGYDEKQILCVKVEGDGTDASIIWDGSRNVSYVPSPNIVGDSALLLADDGTLAAFNLESGRQEWRERLGGKFSATPIQVGEKFYVPDEDGTVYVFEIEPEFQLLSKNTLADGGGMSSISVSDGSLFIRTNQFVYRIDQPTDEAVAQVSKSDAEE
- the rimI gene encoding ribosomal protein S18-alanine N-acetyltransferase, which gives rise to MTDVIQIEQSSYGEAWTDEDFLTCLRQRNCIGMVAEHDQKIVGFMIYELHKSRLHILNFAVAPEARRQGIGTQMVLRLIDKLSQQRRSEILIEVRESDLDTQLFFKKQGFRAVCVLRRHFDDTEEDAYTMRFQLAADHGIDSQFAIRNRISQFGAA
- the pyrF gene encoding orotidine-5'-phosphate decarboxylase; amino-acid sequence: MMPYVQRLHTAIQKKQTAALVGLDPRWEQLPEKIRTAALEKHGDSTVARAAAYEEFCLRIIDVVAPLVPAVKPQSAFFEECGPDGVQALRNVIRAARDAGLIVICDAKRGDIGSTAQAYANAYLAGDDPSSAPFAADALTVNPYMGVDTLEPFVQRASKVGAGLYVLVRTSNPGAGDFQDRTTEGSTLFEAVADRIEELSQASANGADYGSIGAVVGATYPKELEELRERMQHVPLLVPGYGSQGGTSKDVASAFDSNGLGAVINSSRGIIFGYQKGPLAEEFGESRWEEAVQAAANLMIADLAEHTPVGSLASTS
- the argB gene encoding acetylglutamate kinase, which encodes MDQAITKVKVLVEALEWIRRFRDRYVVVKLGGSALEEPESVKRCLADVVFMEAVGMRPILVHGGGKAINRSVAEAGIEPRFVQGRRYTDEKTLEIATRVLTEEICETLVDLIKTQGGRAVGLHVNEQPVLEGKKLTLQDADGEPIDLGRVGYVTGIREDVLHSVCRGGVIPVLPSIAVDPEGGSLNVNADTAAAAIAALIGAEKLVFLSDVPGIFLDKSDPSTLVPHLTVRRCRDLIADGTIATGMVPKVEAALDALEVGVGKVHIIDANIPHSLLLEIYSDKGIGTEIVR
- a CDS encoding aspartate aminotransferase family protein, producing MATQTRTSQETIALFDQYVIPNYRRFPISLVRGEGSKVYDAEGKQYLDLFPGWGCNILGYSPERVIQAVQEQVARLIHVPNTWYMEPQGEFAEALCTRGFGKSFFCNSGAEAVEGAIKLARLHTPENRYKIISFQNGFHGRTYGAVTATAQPKYHQGIGPMVAGFTYAPHNDLDAVRDLIDSETAAILIEPVQGEGGVNTPVEGFLQGLRELCDENEMVLIFDEVQTGMGRTGNWFGYQTFGVQPDIMTMAKGIAAGVACGAIIAKDEIAPSLRPGMHASTFGGNPIAMVAGKATIETIESENLLAHCQTMSSQFEKFFTDLKEQTPIIRDVRVCGMMIGIDLTIESGPAVGLAMERGLLLNSTHDTVIRLLPALNVTADEVAQGCEIIADVIREMAESAAPQN
- a CDS encoding DinB family protein — protein: MESVLNAFRFTKSFAHLLAADIDDREMAQIPHPGMNHPAWILGHVALGGDLVAKLLGQPMLTDEEWLRVYGPGSTCSEDRAIYPTKSALLSKLDEVYESVEKMIVEASSEQLAAPNATPFFPDQFPTTGDLIVHLMTTHASMHLGQLSAWRRCVGKGSVLGV